The following proteins come from a genomic window of Paenibacillus sp. CAA11:
- the queD gene encoding 6-carboxytetrahydropterin synthase QueD, with protein sequence MSRAPGEFHIVEHLQRLGEDIQPSQLRYHNRRVLVSKEFTFDAAHHLHAYEGKCKNLHGHTYKAVFGISARPDEVGLTVDFGMIKSIWKQRIEPFLDHRYLNETLPPMNTTAENMVVWMHEQMEEVLQEHNIAGSLQEARVEFVRLYETPTSYAEVRREWMQE encoded by the coding sequence ATGAGCCGAGCTCCGGGAGAATTCCATATTGTTGAACATTTACAGCGTCTAGGCGAAGATATTCAGCCTAGCCAGCTGCGCTATCATAACCGCCGCGTCCTTGTGAGCAAGGAGTTCACCTTCGACGCGGCTCATCATCTGCATGCCTATGAAGGCAAATGCAAAAATCTGCATGGCCATACCTATAAGGCTGTTTTTGGCATCAGCGCCCGCCCGGACGAAGTGGGACTTACCGTTGACTTTGGCATGATCAAATCTATCTGGAAGCAGCGAATCGAACCGTTTCTGGACCATCGCTACCTGAACGAGACGCTGCCGCCTATGAATACAACCGCCGAGAATATGGTTGTCTGGATGCATGAACAGATGGAAGAAGTGCTGCAAGAGCACAATATAGCTGGTAGCCTACAGGAAGCTCGTGTAGAATTCGTAAGGCTGTACGAGACCCCTACAAGCTACGCCGAGGTAAGACGGGAGTGGATGCAGGAATGA
- a CDS encoding 2-hydroxyacid dehydrogenase: MKPKVFIARPVPPEVESYIAQHCRYSKWAHHDPISHEELVKELADAEGLLTAGGRVSADLLNHAPRLRAVSTMSVGYNNFDLDAMKARNIIGTNTPGVLDDTVADLIFALMLAAARRVTELDSYVKQGQWKKGEGDRLFGVDVHHKKLGIIGMGRIGEAVAKRARFGFGMEIMYYNRHRKPEAERKLEAEYRELKDLLRHSDFIVLMTPLTPETRHMIGQAEFALMKSTAVFVNASRGQTVDEEALTRALQERTIFAAGLDVFEREPVQPSNPLLSLPNVVTLPHIGSATKQTRDEMAMVAAENLVAALQGQTPPHVIPELRQDS; this comes from the coding sequence ATGAAACCAAAAGTATTCATAGCTAGACCCGTCCCGCCCGAAGTAGAATCGTATATCGCCCAGCATTGCCGCTACAGCAAATGGGCTCATCATGATCCTATTTCCCATGAAGAGCTGGTGAAGGAGCTTGCTGATGCCGAGGGGCTGCTAACGGCCGGCGGCAGAGTGAGCGCCGATCTGCTGAATCATGCGCCAAGGCTAAGAGCAGTCAGTACGATGAGCGTTGGCTACAATAACTTCGATCTGGACGCTATGAAGGCTCGGAACATCATTGGAACGAATACGCCGGGGGTTCTTGACGACACAGTCGCTGATCTGATCTTTGCCTTAATGCTTGCTGCTGCCCGCAGGGTGACGGAGCTTGACAGCTACGTGAAGCAAGGGCAATGGAAGAAGGGCGAAGGTGACCGCCTGTTCGGTGTAGATGTCCATCACAAGAAGCTCGGTATCATTGGCATGGGCCGCATTGGCGAAGCCGTAGCCAAGAGAGCCCGGTTCGGCTTCGGTATGGAGATCATGTATTACAACCGGCACCGCAAGCCGGAGGCCGAGCGCAAGCTGGAAGCCGAATACAGGGAGCTGAAGGACCTGCTCCGGCACTCAGACTTCATCGTGCTGATGACACCGCTAACGCCCGAGACCCGGCATATGATCGGGCAAGCTGAGTTTGCTCTCATGAAATCCACAGCCGTCTTCGTCAACGCATCCCGCGGTCAGACTGTGGATGAAGAAGCATTGACTCGTGCCCTGCAGGAGAGAACCATCTTCGCGGCAGGCCTCGATGTTTTCGAACGGGAACCTGTGCAGCCGAGTAATCCGCTGCTCTCCCTCCCGAATGTAGTGACCCTGCCTCATATCGGATCGGCTACCAAGCAGACCCGTGATGAAATGGCGATGGTTGCCGCAGAAAACTTGGTCGCCGCTCTGCAGGGCCAGACTCCGCCTCATGTCATTCCGGAGCTTAGACAGGACAGCTGA
- the queE gene encoding 7-carboxy-7-deazaguanine synthase QueE, with amino-acid sequence MNPQTTIDSARAKLIPVLEIFGPTVQGEGMVIGQKTMFVRTAGCDYRCSWCDSAFTWDGSAKDQIQLLTPEAIWEELQRLGGDRFSHVTLSGGNPALLPQLGELVQLLKEKGIAAAVETQGSRWQDWLTDVHEVTLSPKPPSSGMETNWEKLSEIIDKLSARPAPYAYSLKIVIFNEEDLNYAKKVHGLYPSAPLYLQVGNPDVQRMDKGQHASELLSSYEALIEQVVAAPELNRVRVLPQLHTLVWGNKRGV; translated from the coding sequence ATGAACCCGCAGACTACAATAGATTCAGCCAGGGCCAAGCTCATCCCGGTATTAGAAATCTTCGGCCCTACCGTGCAGGGCGAGGGCATGGTCATCGGTCAGAAGACGATGTTCGTCCGCACTGCTGGCTGTGATTACCGCTGCTCGTGGTGTGACTCAGCATTCACCTGGGACGGCAGTGCGAAGGACCAGATTCAGCTGCTGACGCCTGAGGCGATCTGGGAAGAGCTCCAGCGTCTCGGAGGAGACCGCTTCTCCCATGTGACTCTGTCCGGCGGGAACCCAGCCCTCCTCCCGCAGCTTGGTGAGCTGGTTCAGCTGCTGAAGGAGAAAGGAATCGCTGCTGCGGTAGAAACCCAAGGTTCGCGCTGGCAGGATTGGCTGACAGATGTTCATGAAGTGACCCTCTCGCCCAAGCCGCCCAGCTCCGGAATGGAGACGAACTGGGAGAAGCTGAGCGAGATTATCGATAAACTGTCAGCAAGACCCGCCCCATATGCCTATAGCCTGAAAATTGTTATCTTCAATGAAGAGGACTTGAATTACGCCAAGAAGGTGCATGGCCTGTATCCAAGTGCCCCTCTTTATCTTCAGGTGGGGAATCCCGACGTACAGCGGATGGATAAGGGTCAGCATGCTTCCGAGCTCTTATCGAGCTATGAAGCACTCATTGAACAAGTGGTGGCAGCGCCGGAGCTGAACCGGGTGCGCGTACTGCCCCAGCTGCATACCCTCGTATGGGGAAACAAGCGCGGCGTATGA
- the queF gene encoding preQ(1) synthase has translation MSGRQTNEMQDLTLLGNQGTQYPSNYAPEVLESFDNKHPYRDYFVKFNCPEFTSLCPITGQPDFATIYISYIPDIKMVESKSLKLYLFSFRNHGDFHEDCVNIIMNDLIGLMQPRYIEVWGKFTPRGGISIDPYCNYGKPGTKYEAMAEQRLFQHDLYPEKVDNR, from the coding sequence ATGAGCGGCAGACAAACTAATGAAATGCAGGATTTAACCCTGCTCGGCAACCAAGGAACCCAGTATCCTTCCAACTATGCCCCGGAGGTATTGGAAAGCTTCGATAATAAGCATCCATACCGCGACTATTTTGTGAAATTCAACTGTCCGGAATTCACCAGCCTGTGCCCGATCACCGGCCAGCCGGACTTTGCTACCATTTATATTAGCTATATTCCCGACATCAAGATGGTTGAGAGCAAATCGCTGAAGCTGTATCTGTTCAGCTTCCGTAATCACGGCGATTTCCACGAGGATTGTGTCAACATCATCATGAATGACCTGATCGGGCTCATGCAGCCCAGGTACATTGAAGTATGGGGCAAATTCACCCCGCGCGGCGGCATATCTATTGATCCGTACTGCAACTATGGAAAGCCGGGCACCAAATATGAAGCCATGGCCGAGCAGCGTCTGTTCCAGCATGACCTATATCCTGAAAAGGTCGATAATCGGTAA
- the queC gene encoding 7-cyano-7-deazaguanine synthase QueC: protein MLKNEKAVVVFSGGQDSTTCLLWAKENFREIETVTFMYGQRHQLEIECAKSIAEELGVKNTLLDMSLLGQLTQNALTRSDISITQEEGELPSTFVDGRNHLFLSFAAVMAKQVGARHLVTGVCETDFSGYPDCRDSFVKSLNVTLNLAMDYDFVIHTPLMWLDKSQTWEMADQLGSFDFVRERTLTCYNGVIGSGCGQCPACKLRQAGLEKYLARRTGGSPL from the coding sequence ATGCTCAAAAACGAAAAGGCGGTTGTCGTATTCAGCGGCGGCCAAGACAGCACCACCTGTCTCTTATGGGCGAAAGAGAATTTTCGCGAAATAGAGACGGTCACCTTTATGTACGGCCAGCGCCATCAGCTGGAGATCGAATGTGCCAAGAGTATTGCTGAAGAGCTCGGGGTGAAGAACACGCTCCTGGACATGAGCCTGCTGGGACAGCTGACCCAAAACGCGCTAACCCGCAGTGATATCAGCATCACCCAGGAGGAAGGCGAGCTTCCGAGCACCTTTGTCGATGGGCGCAACCATCTATTCTTAAGCTTCGCCGCCGTCATGGCCAAACAGGTCGGAGCCAGACATCTGGTAACCGGCGTGTGCGAGACAGACTTCAGCGGTTATCCTGACTGCCGGGACAGCTTCGTTAAATCCCTGAACGTCACGCTGAATCTGGCGATGGACTATGACTTCGTGATTCACACGCCGCTCATGTGGCTGGATAAATCCCAAACCTGGGAGATGGCCGACCAGCTAGGCTCCTTTGACTTTGTGCGCGAGCGGACTTTAACCTGCTACAATGGCGTGATTGGCAGCGGCTGCGGCCAGTGCCCTGCCTGCAAGCTCCGGCAAGCCGGACTGGAGAAGTATTTGGCCCGCCGCACTGGAGGAAGCCCCTTATGA
- a CDS encoding DUF6773 family protein: protein MKKKRIVDERISGQLHIYGYQAFNLLFVGLMISTFVKVFVLRLDLKDWLDSFLILMVACGYYAIRCVAGGVFSMPDREDEQRSLKRKNLIANGIGAIVFGALSFSFDASGSSRSELIRNLAGSLVAAIIFFAGMTWFSLLYRKISHRINEEKLK from the coding sequence ATGAAGAAGAAACGAATCGTGGATGAGAGAATTTCCGGACAATTACATATCTATGGCTATCAGGCCTTTAATTTACTGTTTGTTGGATTGATGATCAGCACCTTTGTAAAAGTGTTTGTTCTCAGGTTGGATCTTAAGGATTGGCTCGACAGCTTTCTTATCCTTATGGTCGCCTGTGGCTACTATGCCATCCGTTGTGTTGCGGGAGGTGTGTTCTCCATGCCGGACCGGGAAGATGAGCAGCGTAGTCTTAAGCGGAAGAATCTTATTGCGAACGGGATTGGGGCGATCGTGTTCGGAGCGCTAAGCTTCTCCTTCGATGCTTCCGGCAGCAGCCGTTCTGAGCTTATACGTAACCTGGCAGGCAGCCTGGTAGCGGCGATTATTTTTTTTGCGGGGATGACATGGTTCAGTCTTCTGTATCGAAAAATATCTCATCGGATCAATGAGGAGAAGCTGAAATAG